The genome window TCGCTGGCTGGCCTGCCAACTGACGATTTCCGGTTTGTCGGCTTCCTGCCGCGCAAACCGACCCTGCGCAAAAGGCGGTTCGAAGAACTCACCTCTGCGACCTATACGACGGTCTGTTTCGAAGCACCGCACCGTATCGACAAAGCCCTGGAGGAGGCGGCGGAAATCCTGCCCGACCGCCCCATGGCCCTGTGCCGCAATCTGACCAAGTTCGGCGAGAAGGTCCTGACCGGGACGGCCGCAGAAATCCTTTCGGACATTACCGAAGGCGAAGCGGTAAACGGCGAACTGGTCCTGCTGATCGGCGGCGCCCCGCCGGCGGACGAGGGTGGGGCCGCGCTGGCTGTGGACGGCGATGCGGTGGAACGCATGCTGGAAACCCTGGTCGCCGCCGGACTGCCCACCAAGGCCATCGGTGATGCCTACGCCAAGGCGCTGGGCATTCCCCGTCGTGACGGCTTCAATCGCGTCCTGGAGATGAAGAAGGCGGAGGAATAGTTCGGTCTCGCCTGGATGGATGGCTGCAATCCGCTGCTGGCCCTGAACCCCGTTTTCATAGGAGTACGGGGGCTGAGCGACGGATCAAACCCCGACGTAACGATGCAGCAGATCGGGGTCGTCGCGCAGGGTCTGAACCGGAACGGTGTCACGGTTGACGCCGTTTTCGATGAAGGCGACGCGGTCGGCGACGGGCAGGACAGCATCAACCCGCTGTTCGACCAGAATGGTCGCGACGCCGGTCTGTTTCAGGGACAGAACCACTTCCCGGATGCGGGAGATCATGGACGGCTGAAGCCCCTCCGTCGGTTCGTCCATCAGCAGGACCTTGGGTTCCGTGCACAGGGCCCGGGCCATGGCCAGCATCTGCTGTTCGCCTCCGCTCAGCTTGCCGGAAACCTGAGACAGGCGTTCGCGCAGGACCGGGAACAGGTCCAGCACCTTCTCGCGTGTGTCCTTGCCGTGCCCGTTCACCATCAGACCGATCTCGATATTCTCGGCCACCGTTAACTCGCCGAACAGGCGGCGGCCCTGCGGGACATAGCCAAGGCCGCGCTTCGGGGCTTCATGGGCAGGCAGGCTGGTCAGGTCAGTGCCGTCGATCGTCACCTTTCCGGCGCGCGGCGGCACCAGGCCCATGATTGCCTTAAGTGCGGTTGTCTTGCCGGCGCCATTGCGGCCAAGCAGACAAAGAATCTCACCGGCTTCGACCATCAGGGAAAAGCCGCGCAGGACCTGCACGTCACCATAGAAGCAATCGATTCCATCAACCGTCAGCATGCCATCAGCCCCCCAGATAGGCGCGCTGGACCGCGTCGTCGGCGCGGATTTCTTCCGGCGTGCCTTCGGCCAGGATCTCGCCGAAATTCATCACCGTGATGCGCTGCGCCAGTTCCATGACGACGGTCATATTGTGTTCGATCAGCAGCACGGTCGTCTCCTTCGCGACACCGCGAATCAGATCCAGGAAGTTCGCGATCTCCGAATCCGAAAGGCCCTGCGTCGGCTCGTCGAGGATCAGCAGCTTGGCATCCAGGGCCAGCCCCATCCCGACCTCCAGCAGGCGTTGGTGACCATAGGCCATCTCCGTCGCCTTGGTATCGGCGCGGTCGCCCAGCCCGACGCGGGTCAGGATTTCCTCGGCTCGCTGGTTCAAGGCGTCGGTGTCGACACGCCCGAAGGGACCGGCCGCCGCCAGGGCGCCGCGTTGTGCGGGCAGCAGGATGTTCTCCCGGCAGGTCAGATTGGCGAAGACGCTGGTGATCTGAAACGTGTAGGCAATGCCCTGCGCAACCCGGCGATGGGCAGGCAGGCGCGTGATATCGCGGTCCTGAAAGGCGATCGTTCCGGTCGTGGGCCTGATCCGGCCGCTGATCAGGCTGACGAGGGTTGATTTGCCGGCTCCGTTCGGTCCGATGATGGCGCGGATCTCGCCTTCCGGCAGGTCGAAGTCCACGTCCTTGACGGCGGTCAGGCCGCCGAAATTCTTGGACAGGTTCCGGGCGCTCAGCAGGGTCATGGCAGCCACCTCGCCCAGCGGTCGCGAACGCTTCCCAGGATGCCCTTGGGCGCGACCAGGATCAGGATTACGAGTGCGGCACCGACGAAGAACAGATAGGCCGACGTCAGACCGCTGGCGATATCGATCAGATAGAACATGGCGACCGTCCCGACCAGCGGGCCCAGGACCGTGCCGACACCGCCCATCAAGACATAGAGCAGCGGCAGGATCGAATACTGGATCGATGCGAAACTGGCCCCGACATAGCCGAACAGGATGCCATAGGCGGCCCCGGACGCCCCGGCAAAGGCGCCGGACAGGACCAGTGCGGTCAGCTTGTAGCGGAAAGGGTCATAACCCAGCATGCGCGTGCGTTCCTCGTTCTCTCGGATCGCGACCAGAATGCGGCCGGTCGGTGAGCGCACGATGGCGAGCTTGATCAGGACCGCTGCGGCGAACAGGGCCAGCGCCGCCAGATAGCGGGTGTCTTCGACGGAAAGATCGATGCCGAAGACCTGCCGAAGCTCCAGCGGAATGACGAAACCTTCGTCGCCGCGCGTGTGTTCGTTGAAATACAGGGTCGTCAGATAGCCGACCTGCGAGAACA of Alphaproteobacteria bacterium contains these proteins:
- a CDS encoding branched-chain amino acid ABC transporter permease, translating into MNRVLGLHIGVIVLLLALHFVLPDYHHVSLARILVLTVYALGYNLLFGYTGLLSLGHALFFAAGLYGAGMSMQAYGWTAGPGFLFGFSCAVLMALGIGLLALRTAGVSFMIVTLMFSQVGYLTTLYFNEHTRGDEGFVIPLELRQVFGIDLSVEDTRYLAALALFAAAVLIKLAIVRSPTGRILVAIRENEERTRMLGYDPFRYKLTALVLSGAFAGASGAAYGILFGYVGASFASIQYSILPLLYVLMGGVGTVLGPLVGTVAMFYLIDIASGLTSAYLFFVGAALVILILVAPKGILGSVRDRWARWLP
- a CDS encoding ABC transporter ATP-binding protein, yielding MLTVDGIDCFYGDVQVLRGFSLMVEAGEILCLLGRNGAGKTTALKAIMGLVPPRAGKVTIDGTDLTSLPAHEAPKRGLGYVPQGRRLFGELTVAENIEIGLMVNGHGKDTREKVLDLFPVLRERLSQVSGKLSGGEQQMLAMARALCTEPKVLLMDEPTEGLQPSMISRIREVVLSLKQTGVATILVEQRVDAVLPVADRVAFIENGVNRDTVPVQTLRDDPDLLHRYVGV
- a CDS encoding ABC transporter ATP-binding protein — translated: MTLLSARNLSKNFGGLTAVKDVDFDLPEGEIRAIIGPNGAGKSTLVSLISGRIRPTTGTIAFQDRDITRLPAHRRVAQGIAYTFQITSVFANLTCRENILLPAQRGALAAAGPFGRVDTDALNQRAEEILTRVGLGDRADTKATEMAYGHQRLLEVGMGLALDAKLLILDEPTQGLSDSEIANFLDLIRGVAKETTVLLIEHNMTVVMELAQRITVMNFGEILAEGTPEEIRADDAVQRAYLGG